In Rhodanobacteraceae bacterium, the following proteins share a genomic window:
- a CDS encoding sigma-70 family RNA polymerase sigma factor, which yields MTQPEHTVDLRFARLYEELKRLARHKRIASEQTLNTTGIVHELYLSMVDGGDLEFEHPRQFYAYAGRAIRHMLIDRARSRERMRRGGDLQRVDLDAVSENEFAADPRRLLEIDRALDALAVTDRRAAEVFELHYFAGQTLTRIAELLGLSLRTVDRDWQFARAFLQMQLG from the coding sequence ATGACGCAACCCGAGCACACCGTCGATCTGCGCTTCGCCCGCCTCTACGAGGAACTGAAGCGGCTGGCGCGGCACAAACGCATCGCGTCCGAGCAGACCCTCAACACCACCGGCATCGTCCACGAGCTTTACCTCTCGATGGTCGATGGCGGCGACCTGGAGTTCGAGCACCCGCGCCAGTTTTATGCCTACGCCGGGCGCGCCATCCGCCACATGCTGATCGACCGCGCCCGATCGCGCGAGCGCATGCGCCGTGGCGGCGACCTGCAAAGGGTCGATCTGGACGCGGTGTCCGAGAACGAGTTCGCCGCCGATCCGCGGCGTCTGCTCGAAATCGACCGGGCCCTGGATGCATTGGCAGTGACTGATCGGCGTGCGGCCGAGGTCTTCGAGCTGCATTATTTTGCGGGGCAGACGCTGACGCGCATCGCCGAATTGCTGGGTTTGTCGCTGCGCACGGTCGACCGCGACTGGCAGTTCGCGCGGGCCTTTCTCCAGATGCAACTCGGTTGA
- a CDS encoding serine/threonine protein kinase has protein sequence MQTTTDALRSWFDRYRAVAQSERTAWLAAQPLDPALRGDLERLIAASEHSGVLDVPIGEWMLALEEDGGGDDAIGSEIGGYRLLRALGSGGMGAVYLAERADKDFQQQVAIKFLHRGLHTPQQRSLFRRERRILASLNHPNIARLIDGGVTDGTPYLVMEYVDGTAITEHCTRSAMPLRARLGLFVSVCRAVAAAHAALIVHRDIKPANVLVSATGEVKLLDFGIAKLLDDSDFATQTARALMTLVYASPEQRRGENVTTYSDVYSLGVLLHELLLGSRPDLEGLKARPSTQATTRPESEFECGRLPSPPAALARALRGDLDNILARALAPEPAARYDGAAALADDIERHLRGEPVSAHPPSRWYRLRKFVARHRLASAVTLTLTLATLLSLALALEQGRRARFEAEQARAQAQRATTVRDVLIDILETSSADLPANQKPTPEVLAAMAEKKVLADPLLAPELRADILLTLANIHLSQRALADAQRALDAARPLLADGDRLRHARLEAQRLLLDGEAERAAALLREWLPTLEAAPQPESGDALQTLAFIEWDLGDFDAALRLLQLAAKHLEQTHGVDSLRAIEAHADVANHYASRQQWAQTEALLTPLLQRWEALGLPLNSHFTNDLVQYGYALMGLGRNQEAEHALRRSLQLRQQIFVAPHDRIANSLSALGMLAIQQGDFAAAIEHRQASLGMREALFSDPHPLLVITRIQLAGSYLAARDFAAAQAQAERAAENCATPGFDHPYCAQTALLLARIALESEQLEAAARHAARARDQAIATYGEHGAEVGRPFLVLAQVAALRGERDAALAAFERGIAELKPQSAAGRAGRLLRADALLRLGDAAGAWQDIEALGANVSQLGAIDASRYWTLYAELGAIRGDAAAVEAARAAFESPLRDRDPAWIARREAMQR, from the coding sequence ATGCAGACCACCACCGATGCGCTGCGAAGCTGGTTCGACCGCTACCGGGCAGTGGCCCAGAGCGAGCGCACCGCCTGGCTGGCTGCGCAGCCGCTGGACCCGGCGCTGCGCGGCGACCTTGAACGCCTGATTGCCGCCAGCGAGCACAGCGGCGTGCTGGATGTGCCCATCGGCGAGTGGATGCTGGCGCTGGAGGAGGATGGCGGCGGCGACGACGCCATCGGCAGCGAAATCGGCGGCTATCGCCTGCTGCGTGCGCTCGGTTCCGGCGGGATGGGCGCGGTCTACCTGGCCGAACGTGCCGACAAGGACTTCCAGCAGCAGGTCGCGATCAAATTCCTCCACCGCGGGCTGCACACGCCGCAGCAGCGCTCGCTGTTCCGGCGCGAGCGGCGGATCCTGGCGAGCCTGAACCACCCGAACATCGCCCGGTTGATCGACGGCGGCGTCACCGATGGCACGCCGTACCTGGTGATGGAATATGTCGACGGCACGGCGATCACCGAACACTGCACGCGCAGCGCGATGCCGCTGCGCGCCCGCCTGGGCCTGTTCGTGTCGGTCTGTCGCGCGGTGGCCGCCGCGCACGCCGCGCTGATCGTCCATCGCGACATCAAGCCGGCCAACGTGCTGGTGAGTGCCACAGGTGAGGTCAAGCTGCTCGACTTCGGCATCGCCAAGCTGCTCGACGACAGCGATTTCGCCACCCAGACCGCGCGGGCGCTGATGACGCTGGTCTACGCATCGCCCGAGCAGCGTCGCGGCGAGAACGTGACGACCTATTCGGATGTGTACTCGCTCGGGGTGCTGCTGCACGAGCTGCTGCTCGGATCGCGCCCCGATCTGGAAGGCCTCAAGGCGCGGCCATCGACCCAGGCGACCACCCGCCCGGAAAGCGAGTTCGAGTGCGGCCGGTTGCCGTCGCCACCGGCAGCACTGGCGCGTGCGCTGCGCGGCGACCTCGACAACATCCTGGCGCGCGCGCTGGCGCCGGAGCCGGCCGCGCGCTACGACGGCGCGGCCGCCCTCGCCGACGACATCGAGCGTCATCTGCGCGGCGAACCGGTGAGCGCGCATCCGCCCTCGCGCTGGTACCGGCTGCGCAAATTCGTGGCGCGGCACCGGCTGGCCAGCGCTGTGACCCTGACGCTGACGCTGGCCACCCTGCTCAGCCTGGCCCTGGCGCTGGAACAGGGCCGGCGCGCGCGCTTCGAGGCCGAACAGGCGCGCGCCCAGGCGCAGCGCGCCACGACGGTGCGCGATGTGCTGATCGACATCCTGGAAACCTCCAGCGCCGATCTGCCCGCCAACCAGAAGCCGACACCGGAAGTACTCGCGGCGATGGCGGAGAAGAAGGTGCTCGCCGATCCGCTGCTGGCGCCTGAGCTGCGCGCGGACATCCTGCTGACGCTGGCCAACATCCACCTGTCGCAGCGCGCGTTGGCCGATGCGCAAAGGGCGCTGGACGCCGCCCGGCCCTTGCTGGCGGATGGCGACCGCCTGCGCCACGCGCGGCTGGAGGCACAGCGCCTGCTGCTGGACGGCGAAGCCGAACGCGCCGCGGCACTGCTGCGCGAATGGCTGCCGACACTGGAAGCGGCGCCCCAGCCGGAAAGCGGCGATGCGCTGCAGACCCTGGCGTTCATCGAATGGGACCTCGGCGACTTCGATGCCGCGCTGCGCCTGCTGCAACTGGCCGCGAAACACCTGGAACAGACCCACGGCGTGGACAGCCTCAGGGCGATCGAGGCGCACGCCGACGTGGCCAATCACTATGCCTCGCGCCAGCAATGGGCGCAGACCGAAGCGCTGCTGACCCCGTTGCTGCAGCGCTGGGAAGCGCTGGGCCTGCCGCTCAACTCGCATTTCACCAACGACCTGGTCCAGTACGGTTACGCGCTGATGGGCCTGGGCCGCAACCAGGAGGCGGAGCATGCCCTGCGGCGCTCGCTGCAACTGCGCCAGCAGATCTTCGTGGCGCCGCATGACCGCATCGCCAACTCGCTCTCGGCGTTGGGCATGCTGGCGATCCAGCAAGGCGATTTCGCAGCCGCGATCGAGCACCGGCAGGCATCCCTGGGCATGCGCGAGGCGCTGTTCTCTGATCCGCATCCGTTGCTGGTGATCACCCGCATCCAACTCGCCGGTTCCTATCTCGCTGCCCGCGATTTCGCCGCGGCCCAGGCGCAGGCAGAACGCGCCGCGGAGAACTGCGCGACGCCGGGCTTCGACCACCCCTACTGCGCGCAGACCGCGTTGCTGCTGGCGCGGATCGCGCTGGAGAGCGAGCAACTGGAGGCGGCGGCGCGGCACGCGGCGCGCGCGCGCGACCAGGCCATCGCCACTTATGGCGAGCATGGCGCGGAGGTCGGGCGCCCGTTCCTGGTGCTGGCCCAGGTGGCCGCGCTGCGCGGCGAGCGCGACGCCGCGTTGGCGGCATTCGAGCGCGGCATTGCCGAGCTGAAGCCCCAGAGTGCCGCCGGCCGCGCCGGCCGCCTGTTGCGCGCCGACGCGCTGCTGCGTCTGGGCGATGCGGCCGGGGCCTGGCAGGACATCGAGGCGCTGGGAGCCAACGTGTCGCAGCTCGGCGCCATCGATGCCAGCCGCTACTGGACGCTGTACGCGGAACTGGGCGCCATCCGCGGCGACGCCGCCGCCGTGGAGGCTGCGCGCGCCGCGTTCGAGTCGCCCCTGCGCGACCGCGATCCGGCGTGGATCGCGCGGCGGGAAGCCATGCAGCGCTGA